The following are encoded in a window of Carassius auratus strain Wakin chromosome 6, ASM336829v1, whole genome shotgun sequence genomic DNA:
- the LOC113090186 gene encoding transcription activator BRG1-like has protein sequence MSTPEPSLGGTPCPGPSPGPGPSPGVVLGSGLSPGSSHSMMGPSPGPATSTGLSFPPQASVGYSQESLHQMHKPVEENLSEDARFSQMKVVPMRAGHSGMTRPGSPMDQHSQGYPSPLGSSEHMSSPVSTSGPPSGPLLSTSGSLDSVDSQALLQQNRPGSQSAAPGSSSSSAPTPFNQSQLHQLRAQIMAYKMLARGQPLPEHLQMAVQGKRPMPGMPQGPSLISLPPGGGAITGFSRGHGLVGPNMPPPGPSGVPAGVQGQNHNGPPKPWHEGPLVNAATPSNAPQKLMPPQPTGRPSPAPPSVPPAASPVMPPQTQSPGHLAHQSQSTTMVPLHQKQNHITPIQKPCGLDPVEILQEREYRLEARITHRIQELENLPGSLAGDLHTKATIELKALRLLNFQRQLRQEVVVCMRRDTALETSLDSKGYKRNKRQSLREARITEKLEKQQKIEQERKRRQKHQEYLNSILQHAKDFKEYHRSITAKIQKLTKAVATYHANTEREQKKENERIEKERMRRLMAEDEEGYRKLIDQKKDKRLAYLLQQTDEYVANLTELVRAHKAVQALKEKKKKKRKKKKLENAEGQSGALGPDGEPLDETSQMSDLPVKVIHVDSGKILTGEDAPKAGQLDTWLEMNPGYEVAPRSDSEDSGSEEDEEEDEEAPQLMQSQTPAEEKKKIPDPDSEDVSEVDARHIIEHAKQDVDDEYGSAVFARGLQSYYAVAHAVTERVDKQSSLLINGQLKQYQIKGLEWLVSLYNNNLNGILADEMGLGKTIQTIALITYLMENKRLNGPYLIIVPLSTLSNWVYEFDKWAPSVVKVSYKGSPAARRAFVPQLRSGKFNVLITTYEYIIKDKHVLAKIRWKYMIVDEGHRMKNHHCKLTQVLNTHYLAPRRVLLTGTPLQNKLPELWALLNFLLPTIFKSCSTFEQWFNAPFAMTGEKVDLNEEETILIIRRLHKVLRPFLLRRLKKEVEAQLPEKVEYVIKCDMSALQRVLYRHMQAKGVLLTDGSEKDKKGKGGTKTLMNTIMQLRKICNHPYMFQQIEESFSEHLGFSGGIVQGPDLYRASGKFEVLDRILPKLRASNHKVLLFCQMTSLMTIMEDYFAYRSFKYLRLDGTTKAEDRGMLLKTFNDPASQYFIFLLSTRAGGLGLNLQSADTVIIFDSDWNPHQDLQAQDRAHRIGQQNEVRVLRLCTVNSVEEKILAAAKYKLNVDQKVIQAGMFDQKSSSHERRAFLQAILEHEEQDEEEDEVPDDETVNQMIARSEDEFDQFMRMDLDRRREEARNPKRKPRLMEEDELPTWIMKDDAEVERLTCEEEEEKMFGRGSRQRKEVDYSDSLTEKQWLKAIEDGTLEEIEEEVRHKKTTRKRRRDRDPDAIPSTSGARGGRERDDDSKRHKKRGRPPSEKLSPNPPSLTKKMKKIVDAVIKYKENNGRQLSEVFIQLPSRKELPEYYELIRKPVDFRKIKERIRSHRYRSLSDLERDVMLLCQNAQTFNLEGSLIYEDSIVLQSVFTSLRQKIEREEESDGEESEEDEEDEGSDSETRSMKVKIKLSRKDRSAERGRGRRRTARTRAKPVVSDDDTDEDQEEFVQDRSNSVSEEEQG, from the exons ATGTCCACCCCGGAGCCCTCGTTAGGAGGCACACCCTGTCCGGGGCCCTCGCCTGGTCCAGGTCCATCTCCAGGGGTCGTGCTGGGGTCCGGACTGTCCCCTGGATCCTCACACAGCATGATGGGCCCCAGTCCTGGACCAGCCACTTCCACAGGACTCTCCTTTCCTCCGCAAGCGTCTGTGGGATACAGCCAGGAGAGTCTGCACCAGATGCACAAG CCAGTGGAGGAGAACCTTTCAGAAGACGCTCGCTTCAGTCAGATGAAGGTGGTTCCGATGAGGGCCGGTCACAGTGGGATGACCCGTCCAGGGAGCCCGATGGACCAGCACTCGCAAG GATACCCATCTCCGCTGGGATCTTCAGAGCACATGTCCAGTCCTGTGTCTACCAGTGGGCCTCCGTCAGGTCCTCTCCTGTCCACCTCTGGTTCACTGGACAGTGTGGACAGCCAGGCCCTCTTGCAGCAGAACCGTCCGGGAAGCCAAAGTGCAGCCCCGGGCTCCAGCAGCTCCTCCGCTCCGACACCCTTCAACCAGAGCCAGCTGCACCAGCTGCGAGCACAGATCATGGCCTATAAGATGCTAGCTCGCGGGCAGCCGCTCCCAGAACACCTGCAGATGGCAGTGCAGGGCAAGCGTCCCATGCCAGGGATGCCCCAGGGTCCGTCTCTGATCAGCCTGCCGCCCGGTGGAGGAGCGATCACCGGCTTCAGCCGAGGACATG GGTTAGTGGGACCCAACATGCCTCCTCCTGGACCTTCCGGAGTCCCGGCTGGTGTTCAGGGCCAGAACCACAACGGGCCCCCGAAACCATGGCATGAAG GTCCTCTGGTCAATGCAGCGACCCCCTCCAATGCTCCTCAGAAGCTGATGCCGCCGCAGCCCACTGGACGTCCCTCTCCCGCACCACCGTCTGTGCCGCCCGCTGCGTCTCCGGTCATGCCACCACAGACCCAGTCTCCAGGACACCTGGCCCATCAGTCTCAATCCACCACCATGGTGCCACTGCACCAGAAGCAGAACCACATCACACCCATTCAGAAGCCCTGCGGTCTGGATCCGGTGGAGATCCTGCAGGAGAGAGAGTACCG ACTGGAAGCTCGTATCACTCACCGTATTCAGGAGCTGGAGAATCTTCCAGGGTCTCTGGCTGGAGATCTGCACACCAAAGCCACGATTGAGCTCAAAGCACTCCGACTGCTCAACTTCCAGAGACAG CTGCGTCAGGAGGTGGTGGTTTGCATGAGACGCGACACGGCCTTAGAAACCTCCCTGGACTCAAAGGGCTACAAGCGCAATAAGAGACAGTCCTTACGTGAGGCGCGAATCACAGAGAAACTAGAGAAACAGCAGAAGATCGAACAGGAACGCAAACGCAGGCAGAAACACCAG GAATATCTCAACAGCATCCTGCAGCACGCCAAAGACTTCAAGGAGTACCATCGGTCCATCACCGCGAAGATCCAGAAACTGACCAAAGCTGTGGCCACATACCACGCCAACACTGAGCGCGAGCAGAAGAAAGAGAATGAGCGCATCGAGAAAGAGCGAATGAGACGCCtgatg gCTGAGGATGAGGAGGGTTACAGGAAGCTGATTGACCAGAAGAAGGACAAGCGTCTGGCGTATCTTCTGCAGCAGACAGATGAGTACGTGGCTAATCTGACGGAGCTGGTCCGCGCTCATAAAGCTGTGCAGGCcctgaaagagaagaagaagaagaagaggaagaagaagaagctggagAACGCAGAGGGCCAGTCGGGGGCCCTGGGGCCCGATGGAGAG CCTCTGGATGAGACGAGTCAGATGAGTGATCTTCCAGTGAAGGTGATCCACGTGGACAGTGGGAAGATTCTGACCGGAGAGGATGCTCCTAAAGCTGGACAGCTGGACACGTGGCTGGAGATGAACCCTGG ttaCGAGGTCGCTCCGCGGTCAGACAGCGAGGATTCTGGGTCGGAGGAGGATGAG gaagaggatgaggaagcTCCTCAGCTGATGCAGTCACAAACTCctgcagaagagaagaagaagattCCTGACCCGGACAGTGAGGACGTGTCTGAAGTGGACGCCCGTCACATTATAGA gcaTGCTAAACAGGACGTGGATGATGAGTACGGCAGCGCAGTGTTTGCTCGTGGGTTGCAGTCGTATTACGCCGTGGCTCATGCGGTCACTGAGCGGGTGGACAAACAGTCGTCTTTGCTAATCAACGGTCAACTCAAGCAATACCAG ATCAAGGGTCTGGAGTGGCTGGTGTCTCTCTATAACAACAATCTGAACGGGATCCTGGCGGATGAGATGGGTTTGGGCAAAACCATCCAAACCATCGCGCTCATCACGTACCTGATGGAGAACAAGCGTCTGAACGGACCCTACCTCATCATCGTGCCGCTCTC GACTCTGTCCAACTGGGTCTATGAGTTTGATAAGTGGGCGCCGTCTGTCGTCAAAGTCTCCTACAAg GGATCTCCTGCTGCTAGAAGAGCCTTCGTCCCACAGCTGCGCAGCGGCAAGTTCAACGTGCTGATCACCACGTACGAATACATCATCAAAGACAAGCATGTGCTGGCCAAG ATTCGCTGGAAGTACATGATCGTGGACGAAGGCCATCGCATGAAGAACCATCACTGTAAGCTGACGCAGGTGCTGAACACACATTACCTGGCGCCGCGGCGCGTGCTGCTGACCGGGACACCGCTGCAGAACAAGCTGCCCGAGCTCTGGGCGCTGCTCAACTTCCTGCTGCCCACCATCTTCAAGAGCTGCAGCACGTTTGAGCAGTGGTTCAACGCACCCTTCGCCATGACCGGAGAGAAG GTGGATCTGAATGAGGAGGAGACCATCCTGATCATCCGTCGTCTGCACAAGGTGCTCCGCCCCTTCCTGTTACGCCGGCTGAAGAAGGAAGTGGAGGCGCAGCTGCCTGAGAAG GTGGAGTACGTGATCAAGTGTGACATGTCTGCGCTGCAGAGGGTCCTGTACAGACACATGCAGGCCAAAGGAGTGCTGCTGACCGACGGCTCCGAGAAGGACAAGAAG GGTAAAGGTGGCACTAAGACTCTGATGAACACCATCATGCAGCTGAGGAAGATCTGCAATCATCCGTACATGTTCCAGCAGATCGAG GAGTCGTTTTCTGAGCATCTGGGTTTCTCAGGAGGAATCGTTCAGGG GCCTGATTTATACCGCGCCTCGGGGAAGTTTGAGGTGCTGGATCGTATTTTGCCAAAATTACGAGCGTCAAATCACAAAGTGCTGCTCTTTTGCCAAATGACGTCTCTGATGACCATAATGGAGGATTATTTCGcttaccgcagctttaaataccTGCGTCTGGACG gcACGACTAAAGCAGAGGATCGTGGGATGTTGCTGAAGACCTTCAATGATCCGGCCTCTCAGTACTTTATATTCCTGCTGAGCACCAGAGCCGGAGGACTGGGCCTGAACCTGCAGAGCGCAGACACCGTCATCATATTTGACAGCGACTGGAACCCTCATCAG GACCTCCAGGCGCAGGATCGAGCGCACCGCATCGGTCAGCAGAACGAGGTGAGGGTTCTGCGGCTCTGTACCGTCAACAGCGTCGAGGAGAAGATCCTGGCTGCTGCTAAATACAAGCTGAACGTGGACCAGAAGGTGATCCAGGCCGGCATGTTCGACCAGAAGTCGTCCAGTCACGAGCGCCGAGCGTTTCTGCAGGCCATTCTGGAGCACGAGGAGCAGGACGAG GAAGAGGACGAGGTGCCGGACGATGAGACCGTAAATCAGATGATCGCGAGGAGTGAAGACGAGTTTGACCAGTTCATG CGCATGGATCTGGATCGCCGCCGCGAGGAAGCACGCAATCCGAAGAGAAAGCCTCGTCTGATGGAGGAGGACGAGCTGCCCACGTGGATCATGAAAGACGACGCCGAGGTGGAAAGACTCAcctgtgaggaagaggaggagaagatGTTTGGCCGCGGCTCGCGTCAGAGGAAGGAGGTGGATTACAGCGATTCACTCACAGAGAAACAGTGGCTGAAG GCGATCGAGGACGGGACCCTGGAGGAGATCGAGGAGGAGGTGCGGCACAAGAAAACCACTCGGAAGAGGAGGCGTGATCGGGATCCGGACGCCATCCCGTCCACTTCAGGTGCTCGTGGGGGACGAGAGAGAGACGACGACAGTAAAAGACACAAGAAACGAGGTCGTCCCCCATCCGAGAAGCTTTCGCCCAACCCTCCGTCGCTCAccaagaagatgaagaagattgTGGACGCTGTTATTAAATATAAGGAGAA TAACGGCCGTCAGCTGAGCGAGGTGTTCATCCAGCTGCCGTCACGCAAGGAGCTGCCTGAGTACTACGAGCTGATCCGCAAAcctgtggacttcaggaagatcAAG GAGCGCATCCGGAGCCATCGATACCGCAGCCTCAGCGACCTGGAGAGAGACGTGATGCTGCTGTGCCAGAACGCTCAGACCTTCAACCTGGAGGGATCACtg ATCTATGAGGACTCTATCGTGCTGCAGTCGGTGTTCACCAGCCTGCGTCAGAAGAtcgagagagaggaggagagtgaCGGAGAGGAGagtgaggaagatgaggaggatgaagGCTCTGATTCAGAGA ctcGATCTATGAAGGTGAAGATTAAACTTAGCCGTAAGGACAGAAGTGCAGAGCGCGGCAGAGGACGCAGGAGAACCGCAAGAACACGAGCCAAACCTGTAGTTAGTGATGACGACACAGACGAGGATCAGGaggag TTTGTTCAGGATCGATCCAACAGCGTCAGTGAGGAAGAGCAGGGATGA